Proteins encoded in a region of the Blastocatellia bacterium genome:
- a CDS encoding c-type cytochrome, with protein MKRITHGMLALLVATGVALPLWAQGKGDPKVGKELHIKHCQRCHGEQGKGDGPAMKAVRTVKLTDWTNPTAMAKYSDQDLYKITAEGGAALGKSKLMPGYKDKLKEKEIWDLVAFIRSLAKK; from the coding sequence ATGAAGCGAATCACGCACGGGATGCTGGCATTGCTCGTAGCAACGGGGGTTGCCCTTCCCTTGTGGGCGCAAGGGAAGGGAGATCCTAAGGTCGGGAAAGAGCTGCACATCAAACACTGCCAACGCTGCCATGGCGAGCAGGGAAAAGGTGATGGTCCCGCTATGAAGGCGGTCAGGACGGTGAAGCTCACGGACTGGACGAATCCGACAGCAATGGCCAAATACAGCGATCAGGACCTCTATAAGATCACGGCGGAAGGCGGAGCCGCGCTGGGGAAGTCCAAGCTCATGCCCGGGTATAAGGACAAGCTGAAGGAGAAGGAGATTTGGGACCTGGTCGCCTTCATCCGCTCGCTGGCGAAGAAGTGA
- a CDS encoding OmcA/MtrC family decaheme c-type cytochrome, with protein MKKRLVGAFMFGALLLFAILIGNDRPTDAQVAVSTGVQIQILSATVSPERRVVVTFRLTDDRGQPLDRTGVRTEGRVEINVILARINRGDRQYTAYTTRSQTGAVLGTVSQAWVDTGGTFSDSPDGTVVYTSGTVLPATYDPTVTHTVGISAVRDLTATLGKRFVANATFDFIPAGGRVSTVRDVVTTAACNQCHDQLQAHGGRYVTVKTCVLCHQPQTVDPDTGNTTDFEVMIHKIHRGRDLPSVRAGRPYRIIGFMGRVYDFSTVGFPQDIRNCTTCHAAGATQADSYLTQLSRATCGSCHDNVNFATGENHAGIIQRDDTRCGRCHLPTSGEEFDLSVAGAHAIPFKSRQLPGVVFEITGVTDTAPGRAPTVLFKIRDRSGRPIAPSAMTRLALVLGGPTTDYAWWVSEDARGAIGPDPEGNYRYTFRTPLPADARGTYVVGIEGYRNITLNPGPAAPGDPANTVRDAGDNVVRYFAVTDARPIARRQIVDLRSCLKCHDSLRTHGDNRNNNIEHCVICHNPTSTDEVRRPADRMPPESIDFKLLIHKIHRGVQLEREYTVYNFARQPVPYNEVRFPASLKNCQLCHTPGTYLLPVRATRATVTPRGFQNPTPPTSTACVSCHDSLSAEAHAFINTTGSVETCNVCHGEGRTFAVSKVHALLVGEIR; from the coding sequence ATGAAGAAGAGACTCGTCGGGGCATTCATGTTCGGCGCGTTACTGCTCTTCGCCATCTTGATCGGAAACGATCGGCCGACGGACGCTCAAGTTGCTGTGAGCACCGGAGTGCAGATTCAGATCCTGAGCGCCACGGTCTCTCCGGAACGACGAGTGGTCGTGACCTTCCGGTTGACCGATGATCGCGGCCAGCCTCTGGATCGGACCGGCGTGCGAACCGAAGGCCGAGTGGAGATCAACGTGATCCTCGCTCGCATCAACCGAGGAGATCGGCAATATACGGCTTACACGACGCGCTCGCAGACGGGGGCCGTGCTTGGAACCGTGTCGCAGGCGTGGGTGGACACCGGCGGGACGTTCTCGGATTCCCCGGATGGGACCGTCGTCTACACGTCGGGGACAGTCCTGCCAGCGACCTATGATCCGACGGTCACGCACACGGTGGGGATCTCGGCCGTGCGCGATCTCACGGCGACCTTGGGGAAGCGATTCGTGGCCAACGCGACCTTCGATTTCATTCCGGCCGGCGGCCGAGTCTCGACGGTCCGGGATGTGGTGACCACAGCAGCTTGTAATCAGTGCCACGATCAACTGCAAGCGCACGGGGGACGCTACGTGACCGTTAAAACGTGCGTCCTCTGCCATCAACCGCAGACAGTAGACCCGGACACGGGGAACACGACAGATTTCGAGGTCATGATCCACAAGATCCACCGCGGGCGCGATCTGCCGAGCGTGCGCGCAGGAAGGCCCTACCGGATCATCGGCTTCATGGGACGAGTCTATGATTTCTCCACGGTCGGATTCCCTCAAGACATTCGCAATTGCACGACATGCCATGCCGCCGGAGCGACGCAAGCCGATAGTTATCTCACGCAACTCTCGCGAGCGACCTGTGGGTCTTGCCACGACAACGTGAACTTCGCCACGGGAGAGAACCATGCCGGCATCATCCAACGCGACGACACGCGCTGCGGCCGCTGCCACCTCCCCACATCGGGCGAGGAGTTCGATCTCTCGGTAGCAGGCGCGCACGCGATCCCCTTTAAGTCTCGGCAGCTCCCGGGCGTCGTTTTCGAGATCACGGGCGTGACGGACACGGCACCGGGGCGCGCGCCGACCGTGCTCTTCAAGATTCGGGACCGCTCGGGTCGCCCCATCGCTCCGAGCGCGATGACGCGTCTGGCGCTCGTGCTCGGCGGGCCCACGACCGACTATGCATGGTGGGTGAGCGAGGATGCGCGCGGCGCCATCGGACCGGATCCCGAAGGGAATTACCGCTATACGTTCCGCACCCCTCTTCCGGCCGATGCGCGAGGGACTTACGTCGTGGGCATCGAGGGGTACCGGAACATCACGCTCAATCCGGGTCCGGCGGCTCCGGGGGATCCCGCGAACACGGTGCGCGATGCCGGAGATAACGTCGTCAGGTACTTCGCCGTCACTGACGCGCGGCCGATCGCACGGCGGCAGATCGTGGATCTGCGCAGTTGTCTGAAGTGCCACGATTCGCTTCGTACGCACGGGGACAATCGCAACAACAACATCGAGCACTGCGTCATCTGTCACAATCCGACCAGCACCGATGAGGTGCGGCGGCCCGCCGATCGAATGCCGCCCGAGAGCATTGATTTCAAGCTCCTCATCCACAAGATCCATCGAGGCGTGCAGTTGGAGCGCGAGTACACGGTTTACAATTTCGCGCGGCAGCCCGTCCCCTACAACGAAGTGCGCTTCCCGGCGAGCTTGAAGAATTGCCAGCTCTGCCACACGCCGGGAACGTATCTGTTGCCAGTGCGCGCCACGCGCGCGACGGTCACGCCGCGCGGTTTCCAGAACCCGACGCCGCCGACCTCGACCGCGTGTGTCTCCTGCCACGATAGTCTCTCGGCCGAAGCGCACGCGTTCATCAACACGACGGGATCAGTCGAGACATGCAACGTGTGCCACGGCGAAGGGAGGACCTTCGCCGTCTCGAAAGTCCATGCGCTTCTCGTCGGCGAGATTCGCTAG